CATGCGTAAATTTCTCACCGTGTTTGCCGCAGTTTCGCTTATTATTCTTTTTCTTTCCTGCCTGCCCCTGTCCGTCAGTGCTGAAGAAGAGGGGGCATTAGGCACGCTTGACCTCCAGGGCCTTAAGCAGCACCTTGCCGAAAACGACGGTAAGGTGGTGTTAATGAACTTCTGGTCCCCGTTCTGATCCGTCTGCGGGAGGGAGGTTCCCTTCCTAATGGAGCTTTATGATAAGTACAAAGAAGACGGGCTGGAGATTATAGGCATGTCCATGGGTGCCCCACCAAATATGGTTAAGCTCTTCATGGAAAAGACGGGTATGAACTACCCTAATTTTATCGCGGGCAAGGACGTACTGGAGACGTACTCCGTGAGGGCTGTTCCTTTCAATATATTCTTTGGAAGAGACGGTAAGGAACGCGCGAGGGAGTTGGGGTACAACGAGCAGAAGAAAAAGGAGATTGAAAAGGAAGTAGCGGGGCTTCTGAGGGAATAGAGTATCTTGTGGCGGGTATCCGGACGTAAAGAAGGGGGAGCATCTTGTACAGGACCCTTTTAATCCTGGCCGTTACGGTATGCGTGTTGTTTTCCTCTCGAACAGGACCCGTTTACGGCAGGTTTATTCCGTTGCTGCCCGGGATAGACCTCTCCGAACTCGAGGCCAGACTTCACGCCAACAAGGGGAAGGTGATAATCCTTGAGTTCTGGATGCATAATTGCCCAAACTGTCTAAGAGAAGCGCCCTTTATGAGCAAGATGTACCGCAAATATAAAAGGCGGGGGCTGCTTGTAATCGGTCTATCCGTAGACGAAGACTACGAAGACGCCCGGGAGTTTGTGTTAATAACGGGCATCAGATATCCCACCTTTATGGCGGATAAGAGTATTATGGACGCCTTTGGAGTGAAGTCCGTACCGTATCATGTTTACATTGACAGAAAGGGAGGGATACGCTGGCAGGATGTGGGGTTCTACAGTGACAGAAAGAAAGAGATCGAAAAGAGAATTATCGAGCTGTTGAAGGAAAGTAGTTAGGAGCCGGCGTAGTGCCTGTTGTCTCATCTCAGCAAAGCCAGGCTCAGCCTTACTTATAGAGACGTCTTGTGGAGAGACGTAATGCACTCTGTGGAATGAGCATGCGAAGGACATTTGTATCAATAACCCTGCTGCTGGCCCTTATGTCGTGGTCGCCGGCCTACCTTCCTGCAGGCGATAAGACAACAACCGTGGGGAGGCTCAATGCCGCAGAGCTTAGGAACGTAATCAAAGAAAACAAAGGAAAGGTAGTGGTCCTTTGTTTCTGGAGCACCCTGTCTTCCATTTCCAGAGAGGAAGTGGTCTTTCTGGACACACTCTACGGCGCCGGTGAGAACGGTGTACTTGAGATTATAGGTGTTAACGTCGAGGGGGCAGAGCCGGACGTAATTGCGTCTTTTGTGGACATAAAGCAGATAAGATACCCCGTATTTGTGTGTGGGGACAACGTAATAGAGGCCTACGACCTTCAATTCATACCCGTCACCTTCATCCTGGGCAAGGACGGCCGGGTACGGCACAAAGAAATTGGATTCAGTGAGGATGCAAAGCCAAGGTTCAGGAAGCTTATACAAAAGTTATCCATGGAAGAGTAGAACGTGGCGGTTTTATGGCTAAAACATACCGGCTTTTGTCTTCTTGGTCTTCGTAATTTTTGGGGCTTTCTCCTTGTAACCCGGGGCCCTGGTCCTAGGCCTTGAGGACTTCCGCTTGCTCATGTCTTCCCACCCTCAGCATCTCCAGAAAACCTTCAAACCTGGTGCTAATCTGGCCCGCCATTACGTTGTGGTTGTCTACACAGTCCCCGTCAATGTTCAACACCGGGACCCCCTCCCGGTAGAGTTGTTTCTTTATTGTGGGCACCGCGGCATTATTCCTTCTGCATCCCCACTGAGAGAATACCACCGCGCCGTCTATGTCGTATTTACTCACCAGCTTTTTGATAACCTTTATCCTGCGTTCAAGAGGACCGTTATTGGGGTTTGAGATGAGTTTCCTGGCAAGGCTCTCATATGGCCTGTCGGGGTCCAGCGCATCCCAGTACACGTAGTTTATCTCTTCAAAGGCGATCTTAGTATCACTGCTGACGTCTATCTTCGCGGGTATTTCAGCCTTAAAGTAAGGTTTAAGTTCCAGCCACAGGAGCCTTATCTTTCTATCAGGTTTTGAGCCGCGTTCCTCTTCGGCCTTTACCTTCTCCCTTAGTTCCAGAGAAAGCCTTGTATAGAATTCCTCCGTCATCCGGGAGCCTGAGAGCATGTGAGAGGGCAGCATGAAGCCCAATGCCCTTGTACCCGGCAGGTGTGCAAAGGGGCTGACTCTTGCCTCATTCACCTCCAGCATACGTTGACGGGTCGTATTGGCCGTTTCTATGGTCTTACGGAGCCTTTCAGGGTCCATCTTGCGGCCGGATGCCTCTTCAAGCCCTTTTACCAGGTTCCTTAATTGTCCTGCCAGATATCGCACCGATTCACTGCTGAGTTCATAAGGCACGTCCAGGACAAGGGTTTTCTTTCCTGTAATGGGCTCACATATCTTTATCATCTTGAGGTTAGAGTCACATATGGAGCTTGTTGCCGCGTGCGCAATGGGTCTGGGCATATAGCCTTTGTAGGCAAAGCCGAGGGCCGACTTGTGGAATGAACATACGTCTATGGGGACACCTTCGGAGTCTGCCTCCATCAATCCCCTTGAACTGTGGCCTCCACATGCGGAAAGCGCAGCACCCACCTCAAGGCTGAACGGGAGCAACCCCATACCGAAGAGTATTTCTGAGGGGACGAAGAGGCTTGTCCATACCACCCGGTCTTCATTCTTATAGGTCTGGTAGAAGTACTTGTAACCCTCTTCTGTCAGAAATGCCAACGACTCCATACCGTTATTGGTATTATCTTTGACAAATAGATGTCCAAAGCGGCATAACTGCTTCAGGAAGAAGCGTACGGCGTGGGCCTCAACATCTTTCTTTAGCCTGTCGAATTGTCTCATCTTAGTTTTGCGAGGTTAAAGGGGAACGACAGCTTCTTGCCGTCACCGTTTTTTAAAATCAAGGTGACCTTTGCCTTGGGGTCTAAATCGGGTATGTCAAACTTGTAAAAACACAGGGCCCAGTAACGTGGAGAGTCTGGAAAAGAGCGCGTGTATTCCGCACTGGCAGGGACTTCCTTCTCGCTGGGTTCCAACTTCTTGTCCTTGTACATAAGGACTGCTTTATACTCATCTGCAAACTCTGCGTCGTCTCCGTAAATAGAACACCCGAAGACCAGCTTGCCCCTGTTCTCGGAGAGCGTCTTTTTTATCTCACCTTCACTGGGTTCGCGAGATCTCCGGGACATCTCCTTTGAAAGAATCGCCAGGTTCCCAAACGGGGTTATAACCGTGGCAGAACCCACCCCGTAGCCCAGATTCACCCTCCAAACCTCTAGTACCTCTGGATGTGAGAGCTCTCTTCTCGAGTTGCCGTACTCCAGGGCGTCTTTTATGTCCTTTTCGCTGAGTTCCAGCTGGATCGATTGCGCCGGGGCGGCTGAAAGGACGGATAACAGGAGATAACAGGTAAGAATTTTTATGAATCTATGCATTGACCTTGCCTTTCCCTGACAGGGGGTGTTGAGAGGTGGAACTTATACATTTTCACTGACATTATTATGCACCATTTGTGATGTATAGTAATGCTGTTCAAACACAAAGGCCCAGGATGAGCAACAGGACTGCCGCAGCAAGGAAGTGCTGGGAGACGTCAACAAGTATGCTTTTCTCCCTTATCCCCACTATTTTCCTGTGTTTTTCTATGGCAGAGCGGAAGATGTCTTCCAATTCTTCCCCCGTCGCGTCATGCACGTAGCTGCCGCCTGAAAGCTGAGCGATCTCGCTTAGAAAAGACGGGTTGGGGCGCGTCTTAATAATCTTGTCATGCTGGTCTTTCTCATAACCTACGGTAACGCCGTACCTGTCTTTTTTGGGGATGCGTGTCGCCCTATTGGGATCCCCTATGCCTATCATATATAGCGAAATGTTCTTCTTTTCAAGTAGTAATCTTATCGCCTCGGCTACCTGGCTTCTCACACCTATCTGCTCCTCACCGTCGGTCAGCAATATCAGCACCTTCTCGACGGGTTTGTCGCTGAAGGAGTCCATGGATATGAGGAGGGCGTTGCCGATATTTGTGCCATAAGGCACAACCCTTGAGTAATTCTCGTTTATGAGGTTCAGCAACCTGAGGAAGATGTGCTCGTAGTCCCGGGTTAGATAGGGCATAAGGGAGAAGGCCTTACCTGCAAACGCCACAAGGCCGACATTGTCGTTATGGAGCGTTTTCACCAGGTTTCTTATCTCTGTCTTCGCCCTTTGAAGCCGGTTTGGTTTGACGTCATCTGCCAGCATACTTATGGAGACGTCCAGGGCAAAGACAATCTCCATTCCCTCCTGCTCGTACTGTTCCTCGGTAGTGAGCCACTTAGGGCCTAAGAGTACCAGGGCCAGCGCGGCGCCCGCAAGGCCGATGGACAGGCCCCTCAGGACGTCTCTAAACACCCGGGGGACGCGGCTCTCCCCCGCGACCAGCCCTATGCTGCCAAATTCTCTCAGCCACCTCTTCTTTTTCCAGCAAGAATACAGATAGAGAAAGAAGACGGCAAAGCAGATTACGCCTACCGGCCATAGATAAGCATCGTTGTCAAAAACCAGCATTTACCACCTCAGTCTTGGGCTGCCGCTGTATTGATACTTGTTGCCCCAGGGGAGCAGTTTAAGGGCCTGAACCCTCTCTTCCCTCTCCTCTTTGTCCGGGCTGAACATCATGGAGAACTGCAATTCGCCCAGACGCATCCTTTCGAGGTTCTTCTTTGCCTGAAAGTCCGTGTGGTTTATCCGGAGGACGTTTACGTAGCCCTGGGCGGCGTTGACGAAATCAAGTTTGTCGGCAAGCAGGTTGGCCTCATTGTAGAGAGACCTCGCCCTGAGAACCGGACTATTCGTCCTGGAGGCCTTCTTGAACCTGGCGGCAGCCTCATCTTTTTTCTCCAATAAC
This genomic window from Candidatus Bathyanammoxibius amoris contains:
- a CDS encoding TlpA family protein disulfide reductase; amino-acid sequence: MYRTLLILAVTVCVLFSSRTGPVYGRFIPLLPGIDLSELEARLHANKGKVIILEFWMHNCPNCLREAPFMSKMYRKYKRRGLLVIGLSVDEDYEDAREFVLITGIRYPTFMADKSIMDAFGVKSVPYHVYIDRKGGIRWQDVGFYSDRKKEIEKRIIELLKESS
- a CDS encoding TlpA family protein disulfide reductase, encoding MRRTFVSITLLLALMSWSPAYLPAGDKTTTVGRLNAAELRNVIKENKGKVVVLCFWSTLSSISREEVVFLDTLYGAGENGVLEIIGVNVEGAEPDVIASFVDIKQIRYPVFVCGDNVIEAYDLQFIPVTFILGKDGRVRHKEIGFSEDAKPRFRKLIQKLSMEE
- a CDS encoding 2-hydroxyacyl-CoA dehydratase family protein; the protein is MRQFDRLKKDVEAHAVRFFLKQLCRFGHLFVKDNTNNGMESLAFLTEEGYKYFYQTYKNEDRVVWTSLFVPSEILFGMGLLPFSLEVGAALSACGGHSSRGLMEADSEGVPIDVCSFHKSALGFAYKGYMPRPIAHAATSSICDSNLKMIKICEPITGKKTLVLDVPYELSSESVRYLAGQLRNLVKGLEEASGRKMDPERLRKTIETANTTRQRMLEVNEARVSPFAHLPGTRALGFMLPSHMLSGSRMTEEFYTRLSLELREKVKAEEERGSKPDRKIRLLWLELKPYFKAEIPAKIDVSSDTKIAFEEINYVYWDALDPDRPYESLARKLISNPNNGPLERRIKVIKKLVSKYDIDGAVVFSQWGCRRNNAAVPTIKKQLYREGVPVLNIDGDCVDNHNVMAGQISTRFEGFLEMLRVGRHEQAEVLKA
- a CDS encoding VWA domain-containing protein; protein product: MLVFDNDAYLWPVGVICFAVFFLYLYSCWKKKRWLREFGSIGLVAGESRVPRVFRDVLRGLSIGLAGAALALVLLGPKWLTTEEQYEQEGMEIVFALDVSISMLADDVKPNRLQRAKTEIRNLVKTLHNDNVGLVAFAGKAFSLMPYLTRDYEHIFLRLLNLINENYSRVVPYGTNIGNALLISMDSFSDKPVEKVLILLTDGEEQIGVRSQVAEAIRLLLEKKNISLYMIGIGDPNRATRIPKKDRYGVTVGYEKDQHDKIIKTRPNPSFLSEIAQLSGGSYVHDATGEELEDIFRSAIEKHRKIVGIREKSILVDVSQHFLAAAVLLLILGLCV